In the Streptomyces sp. WMMC940 genome, CGTACAGCAAGGACCTCGGGGGCAACGCGGGCGCGGCGCGGGCCAGCGTCGAGCGGACCGCCGAGGTCGCGGAGTGGCTGGAGGGCGTCTTCGGGCCGTACCCGTTCAACGCGCTCGGCGGCTACGTCCCGAACGTGCCCAGCGGGTACGCCCTGGAGACGCAGACCCGGCCGTTCTACAGCCCGCGGCAGTTCGCCAACGGCGCGAACGTCTCGGTCGTCGTGCACGAGCTGGCCCACCAGTGGTACGGGGACAGCGTCTCGGTGAAGGGCTGGAAGGACATCTGGGTCAACGAGGGCTTCGCCCGCTACAGCCAGTGGCTGTGGTCGGAGAAGGAGGGCGAGGGCACGGCGCAGGAGCTGGCCGACTACGTCTACGCCCTGCACCCGGCCGACGACCCCTTCTGGACGGTGAAACCGGGCGACCCGGGGCCGGACAAGCAGTTCGACATCGCCGTGTACGACCGCGGCGCGCTCGCCCTGCAGGCGCTGCGCAACACGATCGGCGACGAGGACTTCTTCGCGATCCTCAAGGGCTGGCCGGCCGCGCACGCCGACGGCAACGCGAGCGTCGGCGACTTCGTGCGGTACGCCGAGGGGGTCTCCGGCACACCGCTCGCGGACCTCTTCGACACCTGGCTGTACGAGCCGTCCAAGCCGGCCGCGCCCGCCGCGGCGGCGAGCGGGGCCACGAAGGCGCCCGGCGTCGCGCGGTCCGAGGTACGGCCCGCCGAGCCCAGGTCGTACCGGAGGATCGCCGCCACCGACACGGTGCACGACCACGACCGCGATCACGGCCGCGATCACGGCAACTGACCGGTGGATCGGGTGCCGCCGCCCCGCTCCGGGGCCGCGGCACCTGCGGCTACGCTGGCCCCGCACGACCTGTGCCACCCGTACGGACACCGCCGGTGAGGAGCGTCCCGTGCCCGATCGGAGCAGTGGGCCCAGACCCACCCTGGAAGCCGTCGCCGCACGGGCCGGGGTCTCCCGGGCCACGGTGTCCCGCGTCGTCAACGGCGGGGCGGGGGTGCGCGCCCCGGTGGCCGACCGGGTGCGGGAAGCGGTCGCCGAGCTCGGCTACGTACCCAACCAGGCGGCCCGCAGCCTGGTCACCCGGCGGAGCGGCGCGGTCGCCGTGATCATCGCGGAGCCGGAGTTCCGGATCTTCTCCGATCCCTTCTTCGAACGCCAGGTGCGCGGCATCAGCCGTGAGCTGAGCGTCAACGACTCGCAGTTGGTGCTTCTGTGGGTCGAGCGCCCGGACGACCACGACCGGATAGCCCGCTACCTCGGCGGCGGCCACGTCGACGGCGCGCTCGCCTTCTCGCTCCACGAGAGCGACGAACTCCCCTCGGTGGTACTGGGGTCGGGGGTGCCGGCGGTCTTCGGCGGCCGCCCCGGCGGGCCCGGCGCCGGCTCCGAGCACGCCGTGCCCTACGTCGACTGCGACAACCGGGGCGGCGCCCGTACGGCGGTGCGCCATCTCGTCGGACTCGGCCGTCGCCGGATCGCCCATATCGCCGGGCCCCGGGACCAGACGTCGGCGCTCGACCGACTCCACGGCTACCGCGACGTGCTGCCGGACGCCGAGCCGGGGCTGACCGTCCAGGGCGACTTCACTGCGCGCAGCGGGGAGCTGGCGATGGCCGCGCTGCTCGGCCCGGGTGCGGCGGCGCCGGACGCGGTGTTCGCCTCGAACGACCTGATGGCCTCGGGGGCGCTGGGGCTGCTGCGGGAGCGGGGGCTGCGGGTGCCGGAGGACGTCGCACTCGTCGGCTTCGACGACATGGCGTCGGTGGCGGAGACCACCGATCCGCCGCTGACGACGGTCCGCCAGGACATCGAGGGCAACGGTCGGCTGATGGTACGGCTGCTGATGGATCTGCTGGACGGGCGGGACACGGACGCCGCTCCCCCGGCCTCGGTGATCACACCGACCACGCTGGTACGGCGCGCCACGGCCTGAGCCGTCCCGCGGCCGCGAGGGCTCGGGCACGCGCCGGCGCGGGCGTCGCGCCGCCCGGGACCTGCGTGGAAGTCCCCGCGCGAGCACCACGCGTCCCGGCGGGACACGAGTCCGGGCGGGACACGGGTCCGGCCCGGCCGTTCCGCCGCCGGCCAGGACATGGACCTCGGCGCGAGCGTCACATTCCCCGGCGGGGCCCGAGTCCAGGGGCTGACGACCCGAGCCCGCCCCACGATGACGTCGGCCTGCCCAGGCGGACGACGCGGCACACGGGCTCGCCGGGGCGTGCGCGAATCGGGCACCGGCGCCCCGCGATCGCCCCCGCCCGGCCGGCACGCCGTCGGCCGCCCCGCGGGAGTCCGTCACCTCGCGCGCCCCGTCGGCAGCCGGCCCTCCGCCCGGGCCCGGCGACGGGCTTGTCTGGCCTGCGGCAGATAGCGCAGCCGCTCCGGAAGCAGGGGCACGACGATCCTGACCGCCCGGCCGAAACACCGCAGCCGCCGCTCCTGTTCGGCGGTCCACCGGAGCCCGATCGCCTCGCGGGCGTCCGGCGGCATCAGCCCGACGGTGAGGAAGCGCCTCAGCCGGAGGAACCGGGGCAGGATCAGCGGCCAGCACGGGCGCAGCAGCAGTCTCAGCGGGAGGGGCCCGAGGGCGGGCGGCGGCAGCCTGCGGTCGGTGGCGAGGAGTTCCCGGACGACGGCGGTGGCTTCGAGCTCGTCGGCGAGGACCTTGCGGTAGTAGGGCCAGAACTCCTCGACGGTGCCCGGCATGTCGCGGTCGCGGATACCGAGCACCCGGCCGACCCTCAGCCATTCCTCGTAGAGCCGGCGCTCCTGGGCCTCGGTGAACGGGCGGTACAGATAGCGGATCGCATGGTGGTGGACGGGGAAGCCGGTGGCGTGGACCCACGCGTAGTACTCGGGGGTGAGCGCGTGGTAGCGGCGGCCCCTGCTGTCGGTGCCCCGAATGTCCCGGTGGAGCCGGCGCAGTCGGCGACCCTCCTCCGCGGCGGCGTCCCCGCCGTACACCCACAGCTGGAGCGAGCGCAGTGAGCGCTCGCCGCGGCCCCAGGGGTCGGTGCGGAAGACGGAGTGCTCGTCGACGCCCGCGCCGACGGCCGGGTGCGCGACCTGCAGGGTGAGCGCGGCGGGGAGCATCAGCAGCCCGCGCACGTCCCCGACGAGGGTCCACAGGACACCGCCGGGCGGCGGGGGCAGGGGGTCCGGCCCGCCCGTGCCGTCCGCCTCCCGCGTCAGGTGATCCTGCGGCCTGGTCATCGGTGTGCTCCCGGAGGCCGGCGGGCGCGGTGCGACGCGCTCTCTCACACCTCCAGTATGCGATCACGGCCGGACGAGCGGGCAGCGAGAGGCCGATCCGTCCCGGGAAGTCCCCTTGAAGAATCCCGGAACGCGACTTGTCCGTAAACGTTCCCAGGAACGTGGAACTCCGGCAAGAAACCCGGCACCTGACGGTTACCCGAAGGTAACTGCCGCTGCTTTGATGTGCGCGCCGGTATCACCCCCACCCCCACCCCCACCCCCACCAGAATCGGGAGTTCCAGTGCCGCAATCCGTGCTCCGCCGCGCGTCCGGCGCAGCCCTCTCCACGGCGGTCGCCGCCGCTGCCCTGGCGGTCGCCGCGCCGTCGGCGTCCGCCTCCCCCGCCGGGCAGACCGCCGTGGCGACGCCCTCGCTGAGAGTCCTGACGTACAACGTCTTCCTCTTCAGCAGGACCCTGTACCCCAACTGGGGCCAGGACCACCGGGCCGCCGAGATCCCCAAGGCCCCGTACTTCCAGGGCAACGACGTCGTCGTGCTCCAGGAGGCGTTCGACAACTCCTCGTCCGAAGCGCTGCAGCGCAACGCCCGCGCCCAGTACCCGTACCAGACCCCCGTGATGGGCCGCAGCAAGAGCGGCTGGGACGCGACGGGCGGCGCGTACTCGGCGACGGTGCCGGAGGACGGCGGGGTCACGGTCCTCAGCAAGTGGCCCATCGTGCGCAAGGAGCAGTACGTCTACAAGGACGCCTGCGGCTCCGACTGGTGGTCCAACAAGGGCTTCGTGTACGCGGTCCTGGATGTGAAGGGCAGCCGGGTGCACGTGGTGGGGACCCATGCGCAGTCGACCGACCCGGGCTGCGCGGCGGGCGAGGCGGCGCGGATGCGCAGCCGCCAGTTCAAGGCGCTCGACGCGTTCCTCGACGCCAAGAACATCCCGGCCTCCGAGCAGGTGCTGGTGGCGGGCGACTTCAACGTCGACTCGCGCACCCCCGAGTACGCGACCATGCTGGCGGACGGTGGGCTCGCCGACGCGGACAGCCGCACCGGGCACGCGTACTCCTTCGACCCCCAGGACAACTCGATCGCGGCCGACCGCTATCCGGGCGAGCCGCGCGAGGATCTCGACCACGTCCTGCACCGGGCGGGGCACGTCCGCCCGGCCGGCTGGCGGAACGACGTGGTCAAGGAGCAGAGCGCGCCCTGGACGGTCACCAGCTGGGGCACCGACTACACCTACACCAACCTCTCGGACCACTACCCGGTCGCCGCCTTCGGGCAGTAGCCGACAAGGCGTAGCCGCAAGGCTTGTGCAGCTGGTCGGGGGCCGCTCTTCGGCAGTGGCTGCAGCCCTTTCCGGCTGTCATGGTGGTGTCCATGACGGGTCAGGGGCACACGCACGGGCACACGGAGGACCACACGGCCGGCCGTCCCGGCGTGCCCGCGGGCGGCCGCGGGCACGCACACGGGCACGGGCAGGGCCATGGCCACGGCCGTGGACACCATCACCATCACGGCGAGCGCATCGACGCGGCACTCGAAGGCTCGGCCGAAGGGTTGCGCACACTCTGGTTCTCCTTCGCCGTCCTGGCCGCGACCACCGCCGTCCAGGCGGTCATCGCGGCGCTGTCGGGGTCGGTCGCGCTGCTGGGCGACACCGTCCACAACGCGACCGACGCGCTCACCGCGCTGCCGCTCGCCCTGGCCTTCGTACTGGGCCGGCGCGCCGCGACGCGGCGCTACACCTACGGCTTCGGCCGCGCCGAGGACCTGGCGGGAGTCCTGGTCGTCCTGGTGATCGCCGCCTCCGCCGCCTTCGCCGGGTACGAGGCGGTCCGGCGGCTGCTGGACCCCCAGGACATCACCCACCTACCGGCGGTGGCAGCGGCCGGGCTCGTGGGGTTCGCGGGCAACGAGTGGGTGGCGAGGGCGCGCATCCGTACGGGGCGCCGCATCGGCTCCGCCGCGCTCGTCGCGGACGGACTGCACGCCCGCACCGACGGATTCACCTCCCTCGCCGTGCTGCTCGGCGCCGGCGGCGCGGCACTGGGCTGGCGGTACGCGGACCCCCTCGTCGGCCTCGTCATCACCGGGGCGATCCTCCTCGTACTGCGTGGCGCGGCCCGCGAGATCTGGCACCGTCTGATGGACGCCGTGGATCCGGCCCTGGTCGACACGGCCGAGCACGCACTCGCGGATGTGGAAGGCGTACGGGCCGTGGGGGCCGTGCGGATGCGGTGGATCGGGCACACGCTTCGCGCGGAGACGTCGCTCGAGGTCGACCCGGGGCTCACGGTCGTAGAGGCCCACGCCGTGGCCGTCGCCGCCGAACACGCACTGCTCCACGCGGTGCCCCGGCTGGCGGGTGCGACCGTGCACATCGACCACGCGGGCACGGCCGGCCAGGACCCGCACGCCGCGCTCGACCACCACTTCGCCCGGTGAGCGCCCGGTTCGGCCGCGTGACTGCCCGGTGGCGTGAACGCTCCACCCCGGTGGCCGCTCCACCCCGGTGACCGTCCGACGCCGGTGGTGCGGTGGCGGTGCCTCACCCGGCGCCTGCACGCTCCTACCGGTACCAGGCTGCGGCGCTCCAGGCGTACAGCGCGATGGTCGCGGCCACACAGGCGAGGACCACCCAGGAGCCGAAGCCCGTGTGCCGTACGGGGCGCCGTCCGGTGCGCGGAGTCCGCCCGCGACCGGAGCGTGCGGACCGGGCCGGACGGGCCGGCCGCTGAGCGCCCCCGGAACGCACGGAGAAGCGCCCGACCCGCGCTGGGGGCGCGAGGGCCGGGGCAGTCACGCCCGGCGAAGGGTCCGCGGCGGCCTCGGCGAGCAGCCGGCGGCAGACGGCGGCCAGTTCGGCCGTACCGGCCTTGACGTGCATCACCGCCTCCGAGCGCGCGGGAGCCGTCGTACCGCCGTCGAGTATGCGGCCGGCGCGCAGCAGGATCTCGTCGCGGCCGCCGCTCGGCGCCAGGCTGATCCAGCGCCTGACGTGCTCGCCCCGGATGACCACGCCTCCCGCGTGGTCCCGGTACACGGTGTGCTCACGCCACAGGACGTCCGCCAACTCTGCGGCGGTCTCCCTCAGTTGCGCACTCACGCTCTCCCCCGCTCTGCCGTGCGCCGCTCGAACAAGCACCGCACTCTAGCGTCAGGCGCGGACCGAGCCGCGCGCGGGCTCCTCGCCGTGGTCGTACACCGTCACCGGTATGCCCTGCTCGACGAGCCGGGCCCACACCAGCGGCTCCACCCGGGACCAGGTGCCGCCCGCCGGCCCGCAACCGAGCCTCGGCATGTGGACGGAGGCTCCGAGCTCTGCGGCCCTCGCGGCGACCTCGCCGAGCACCCTGTCGACGGCCTCGTACCGCACGGGCACCCCCTTGCCGCCCGTGCGCGTCCCCCGCTGGCCCACCATGTTCGCCACCCACACGTACGGCCCGACACGCACGAACTGGACCGCGCCGAGACAGAAGTCGGAGCTTGACGCCCTTGCCCTGCGGCGCGGTGGCGTCCCCCCGTACGTAAGTGATCCCCGCCATGCCACCACGCTACGAGGCGCCTCTGACAATCGGCCCGGGATCACCCGGGTTTCACAACTCTGGTGAGACAGCAATACTGTTGCATCGGACCGGCGCATGCAGGGAGCGAGGAATACGATGGCGACCGAAAACGAGGGGCCGACGCTGACCGTCGACGAGCTGGCCGCCCGTGCGGGCGTCACCGTCCGCACCATTCGGTTCTACAGCACCCGCGGTCTGCTGCCGCCGCCGCAGATCGGCCCGCGCCGCGTCGGCCACTACGGCACGGAGCACCTCTCCCGGCTGGCCCTGATCGAGGAACTGCAGCACCAGGGAATGACCCTCGCGGCCATCGAACGCTACCTGGAACAGCTGCCGCCGGGGCTGAGCGCGCAGGATCTGGCGATCCACCGGGCCCTGGTGGCCTCCTGGGCGCCCGAGTCGGCCGAGGAGACCGGTCTGGAGGAGCTGGTACGCCGGGCCGGGCGGCCGCTGTCGGAGCAGGACGTCGACCGGCTCGCGGCCATGGGCGTGCTGGACCGCACCGCCGCGCCGGACGTGTTCCGGCTCGACGGCGGGCTGCTGCGCCTCGGTGTCGAGCTGCTCGACGTCCCGATCGCCCACGAGACGATCCTCGCCTCCCGCACGGTCCTGCTGGAGCACGCCCGCGCCGCCGCCCAGGAGCTGACCAGACTGTTCCGCGACGAGGTGTGGGGCCCCTACCGCGAGCAGCAGTCCGATCCGGACCATGTCGCCGCGATGAAGTCGCTCTCGGCCCATATGCAGCCGATGGTGATCCAGGCCCTGGTGACGGCCTTCCAGCGGTCGCTGCGGGAGGAACTCCGCGCGGCGTTCGGAACCGGCGGGGACACACCCGCCCGGCCCGAGTAGGGCCGGGACCGGGCGGGGCCTCCTCTGCGGGCAGACACCCTGGTGCCGGGGATCGGTGGGACGGCACCGCGCGGCGCCTCCGACCCGTACCGCTCGGTGCGGGCGGGCGGTGACGGCCGGGGGCAATGGGAGCCGTCCATGTCATGACCGCCCGCCGCCAGGGCCCGCCCTTGGGGCCGGCGGCCATGAGACCCGCCGAGGTGCCACACCGGCGCCTCGGCGGAGCCGATCCGGGGGACCTGCCGCAGTGGTCCTCGTCGTGACGCGCCGCCGCTCATCCGGGCGACGGGGTGCCGACTACCTTCCTCGTCGCGTCCGCCAGTTCTTCGCTCTGGGGCCGCACGGCCTCGGTGAGTTCTCGACGCACCTCCGGCGGTGTGTCGGGATTCTCGATCTTCGCCAGGGTCCGGGCCAGCGGCTGCACGGCCCTGGTGAGCTCCTCGCGTTGCTCCGGTGACGTCTTGGGGTCCTCGATCAGCCGCAGCGTGACGGTCAACTGCAGGACACTCGTCGTGTACGCCGCCCGCTGCCCCGGCGGCGTCTTCTCGATGATCCGCAACGAACTGGTCAACGGCCGCACCACACTCAGCAGCGCCGCACGCTCCTTCGGCGACGTCTTGGGGTCCTCGATCAGCCGCAGCGTGACGGTCAACTGCCGGGCACACGCCGTGTACGCCGCCCGCTGCCCCGGCGGCGTCTTCTCGATGATCCGCAACGAACTGGTCAACGGCCGCACCACACTCAGCAGCGCCGCACGCTCCTTCGGCGACGTCTTGGGGTCCTCGATCAGCCGCAGCGTGACGGTCAGCTGCTGCACGCTCTTGGCGAGCACGGCCCGATCATGCACCGGCGTCTTCGGGTCTTCGAGCATCCGCAGCGTCGACGGCAGCTGGTCCACGGTCTCCCCCAGCTCCGGAGGAACGTCCTGCCGCTTCGTCAGCTCAGCCACGTCATCCTTGAGTTGCGGTGTCAGCCGCTGCAGTTCTTCCTTCTGTTCCGCCGGACCCTCGGTATCCTGCGTGGGCTCCTGCGGCGGGGGCGGCGACTGGTCCTGCGGCGGACGAGGAGACTGGTCCTGTGGCTGGGGTGTCTGCTGGTCCGGCGGGGGCTCGGGAGGCGGAGGTGGGGGCTCCGGAGGCGGAGGAGGAGGCTCGGGAGGCGGAGGAGGAGGCTCCGGAGGCGGAGGAGGAGGCTCCGGAGGCGGAGGAGGAGGCTCGGGAGGCGGAGGAGGAGGCTCCGGCTGAGCCCGCGCCTCGGCCGGCCCCTGGGAAAGGGCCGGGGACGCCGTCGCAGCGCCGGTCACGCCCGCCGGTACGGCGAGCACCGTTGCCAGACAGGTGGCGCCGACGAAGCGGCAGATGCGTCGGCGGGCGGTTTCGGCCATCACGGCTCCAAGTGCGCTTCGACTGCGCGGAGCTGCCTGCCCCCTCAGGTGCCGGAGATGGTACCGGCAGCACCGGAGCTCCCGGCTCAACGGTACGCAGGCGGCATACGTGCCAGTCTTCGCCGAGCATCCGCGTTCCGCAACTCCGCGCACCACGTGCGGTCCCGATCCCGGTGGTGCGACGCCCGCGCACCCGCGCATGGTCCTTGGCCGATGCCTCGTGCCGAAGCCCCCGCGCGAGCGCGCGACCGGCCGCCGCGTCACCGGCGGCACCCGTCCGCCCACGCGCCCCGGTCCGGCCGCGACCCACCCGCCCGCACGACCCGGCCGGACCGGGAGCCGGTCCGGCCGGGGCCGCGGCGGATGTCAGTCGTCGGTGAAGACCTCGCCCCGAGCGGCCTTCTCCACCAGCAGCGCGGGCGGTTCGAAGCGCTCGCCGTACGCCTCCGCCAGCTCGCGCGCCCGGGCGACGAAGCCGGGCAGGCCGTTGCCCACCCCGTCACGGCCCTCGTAGCCGTTGATGTACTGCAGGACGCCGCCCGTCCACGCGGGGAAGCCGATGCCCATGATGGACCCGATGTTGGCGTCGGCCACCGACGTCAGCACGCCCTCCTCCAGGCACCGGACGGTGTCCAGCGCCTCGGAGAAGAGCATGCGCTCCTGCATGTCCTCGAACGGGACGTGCGCACCGGGCTCGGCGAAGTGCTCGCGCAGTCCCGGCCACAGCCCGGCACGCTTGCCGTCGACGTAGTCGTAGAAGCCCGCGCCGCCGCTGCGGCCGGTGCGCCCGAAGTCGTCGACCAGCCGATCGATGACCGCGTCCGCCGGGTGCGGGGTCCATGTGCCGCCCGACTCCTCCACGGCCCGCCGCGCCTCGTCCCGGATCCTGCGCGGGAGGGTGAGCGTGAGCTCGTCCATCAGCGAGAGGACCTTCGCCGGGTACCCGGCCTGGGCCGCGGCCTGCTCGACCGACGCGGGCTCAACGCCCTCGCCGACCATCGCCACGCCCTCGTTGATGAACTGTCCGATCACGCGCGAGGTGAAGAACCCGCGGGAGTCGTTCACGACGATCGGGGTCTTGTTGATCTGGCGGACCAGGTCGAAGGCGCGCGCCAGCGCCTCGTCACCGGTGCGCTCGCCCTTGATGATCTCCACCAGCGGCATCTTGTCCACGGGCGAGAAGAAGTGCAGCCCGATGAAGTCGAGGGGACGCTCGACTCCCTCGGCGAGCAGCGTGATCGGCAGGGTCGAGGTGTTGGAGCACAGCAGCGCATCCGGCTCGACGACGTGCTGGATCTCCTGGAACACCTTGTGCTTGAGCGCAGGATCCTCGAAGACGGCCTCGATGACGGCGTCGCAGCCCGCGAGGTCGGCCGGGTCGGCCGTCGGCGTGATCCGGGCGAGCAGTTCGGCGCGCTTGGCCTCAGTCGTACGGCCCCGGCTCAGCGCCTTGTCCAGCAGCTTCTCGGAGTACGCCTTCCCCCGCTCGGCGGCGTCGGCGTCGACGTCCTTGAGGACCACCTCGATACCGGCCCGGGCGCAGGAGTACGCGATGCCCGCGCCCATCATCCCGGCACCGAGGACGGCGACCTTGCGGACCTTGCGCCGTTCGATGCCCTTGGGGCGGTTCGCGCCGGAGTTGACCGCCTGGAGGTCGAAGAAGAACGCCTGGATCATGTTCTTGGCGGTCTGGCCGGTGAGCAGCTCGGTGAAGTACCGCGCCTCGATGACCTGGGCGGTCTCGAAGTCCACCTGCGAGCCCTCGACCGCGGCCGCGAGGATGTTGCGCGGCGCCGGGAACGGCGCGCCGTTCAGCTGCTTCTTGAGGTTGGCGGGGAAGGCGGGCAGGTTCGCGGCGAACTTCGGGTTCGACGGAGTGCCGCCGGGGATCCGGTAGCCCTTGACGTCCCAGGGCTGCTGCGACTCGGGATGCGCCTCGATGAAGGCGCGCGCCTTGGCCAGCATCTCCTCGGGCGTGGCGGCCACCTCGTGGACGAGGCCGTTCTCGAGCGCGCGCCGCGGGGAGTACTGGGTGCCCTGCAGGAGGACCTTCAGCAGGGCGTCGGCGATGCCCATGAGGCGCACGGTGCGGGTGACGCCGCCGCCGGCGGGCAGCAGTCCGAGCGTGACCTCCGGCAGGCCGATCTTGGAGCCGGGTGCGTCGAGGGCGATGCGGTGGTGGCAGGCGAGGGCGATCTCGTAACCGCCGCCGAGCGCGGCGCCGTTGATGGCGGCGACGACGGGCTTGCCCAGGGTCTCGATGCGGCGCAGCGCGCGCTTGATGCCCATGCCCATGTCGAACGCCTGCTGGGCGTGTTCGGGGCCGACCTTGATCATGTCCTTGAGGTCGCCGCCCGCGAAGAAGGTCTTCTTGGCGGAGGTGAGGACGATGCCGCGGATGGAGTCCTTCTCGGCCTCGGCGCGATCGGCGATCGCGGCGATCGAGGCGCGGAAGGCCTGGTTCATGGTGTTGGCGGACTGGTCCGGGTCGTCCAGGACGAGGGTGACGATCCCGGTCTCGTCCTGCTCCCAGCGGATGGTGGTGCTCGTCGGCGTTGCGGTCATTGCTGCTTCTCCGTACGGGGGAAGGGGCGGGAGGGACGAGGGGTCAGATGCGTTCGACGATCGTGGCGATGCCCATGCCGCCGCCGACGCAGAGGGTGGCGAGGCCGTACCGCTTGTCCTGGCGCTCCAGTTCGTCGATGAGGCTGCCGAGGATCATCGCGCCGGTGGCGCCGAGCGGGTGGCCCAGCGCGATGGCTCCGCCGTTGACGTTGACCTTGTCGAGGGAGAGCCCCATGTCCTTCACGAAACGCAGGACGACGGCGGCGAAGGCCTCGTTGATCTCGACGAGGTCGATGTCGTCGATCGTCAGCCCGGCCTTGACGAGTGCCTTGCGGGTGGCGGGCGCGGGGCCGGTGAGCATGATGGTGGGCTCGGACCCGGAGACCGCGGCGGAGACGATCCGGGCACGGGGCCGGAGGCCGTAACGCTCGCCGACCTCCCTGGAGCCGACGGCCACCAGCGAGGCCCCGTCGACGATGCCGGAGGAGTTGCCCGCGTGGTGGACGTGGTCGATCTCCTCCACCCAGTGGTACGTCTGGAGCGCGACGGCGTCGAAGCCGCCCATGTCCCCGATTCCCGCGAACGAGGGCTTGAGTGCGGCCAGGGAGTCCGCGGTGGTGCCGGGACGCATGTGCTCGTCGTGGTCGAGGACGACGAGGCCGTTGCGGTCCTTCACCGGGACGACGGAGCGGTCGAAGCGGCCGTCCTTCCAGGCCGCTGCCGCACGCTCCTGGGACAGGGCCGCGTACTCGTCCACGTCGCGCCGGGAGAAGCCCTCGATGGTGGCGATCAGATCGGCGCCGATGCCCTGCGGCACGAAGTGGGTGTCGAAGTTGGTCATCGGGTCGGCGAACCAGGCACCGCCGTCGGAGGCCATCGGGACACGTGACATCGACTCGACGCCGCCCGCGAGCACCAGGTCCTCCCAACCCGAGCGGACCTTCATCGCCGCCATGTTGACGGCCTCCAGACCCGAGGCGCAGAAGCGGTTCTCCTGGACACCGGCGACGGTGTCGGGCAGTCCGGCAGCGATGGCGGAGATCCTGGCGATGTCCGAGCCCTGGTCGCCGACCGGGCCCACGACACCGAGCACGACGTCGTCGATCGCGGCGGGGTCGAGCCCCGGGAAGCGGGAGCGGATCTCGTGGATCAGGCCGACGACGAGGTCGATCGGCTTGGTGCCGTGCAGGGCGCCGTTGGCCTTGCCGCGGCCGCGCGGGGTGCGGATCGCGTCGTACACATACGCTTCGGTACTCACAACAGAGCCTTTCGCATCACGGGTGGGGGTGAGGGGTGAGGCAGCGGGAGGTTCGGGGTCGGAGGGCGTGCGCCGGGCGGGTGCCGTTCCGCGGCTCCGGCCGAAAGGGCGGCCGGTCGGGAGAGCGGCCGGTCAGGAGAGCAGTGCGCGGCCGACGATCTCCTTCATGATCTCGGTGGTGCCACCGTAGATCG is a window encoding:
- a CDS encoding M1 family metallopeptidase, with amino-acid sequence MHRRVLVPSAVAASLLLTVPASAAAGGPGRSAGGQGVPGAPGIGDPYYPASGNGGYDVSHYDLRLKYRPATDLLEGTATILATTRQDLSRFNLDFGLTVSEVRVNGREASFTRSGDQELEITPAAPLEKNRPVSMVVRYSGKPSELKIDGWTAWHRTPDGGVAAQEPASAVWWFPSNDHPLDKATFDISVAVPDGTQAISNGVLRSRSSRLGWTRYNWRSDKPQATYLATLAVGKFDITTDTTANGLPVLNAYSKDLGGNAGAARASVERTAEVAEWLEGVFGPYPFNALGGYVPNVPSGYALETQTRPFYSPRQFANGANVSVVVHELAHQWYGDSVSVKGWKDIWVNEGFARYSQWLWSEKEGEGTAQELADYVYALHPADDPFWTVKPGDPGPDKQFDIAVYDRGALALQALRNTIGDEDFFAILKGWPAAHADGNASVGDFVRYAEGVSGTPLADLFDTWLYEPSKPAAPAAAASGATKAPGVARSEVRPAEPRSYRRIAATDTVHDHDRDHGRDHGN
- a CDS encoding cation diffusion facilitator family transporter, whose amino-acid sequence is MTGQGHTHGHTEDHTAGRPGVPAGGRGHAHGHGQGHGHGRGHHHHHGERIDAALEGSAEGLRTLWFSFAVLAATTAVQAVIAALSGSVALLGDTVHNATDALTALPLALAFVLGRRAATRRYTYGFGRAEDLAGVLVVLVIAASAAFAGYEAVRRLLDPQDITHLPAVAAAGLVGFAGNEWVARARIRTGRRIGSAALVADGLHARTDGFTSLAVLLGAGGAALGWRYADPLVGLVITGAILLVLRGAAREIWHRLMDAVDPALVDTAEHALADVEGVRAVGAVRMRWIGHTLRAETSLEVDPGLTVVEAHAVAVAAEHALLHAVPRLAGATVHIDHAGTAGQDPHAALDHHFAR
- a CDS encoding LacI family DNA-binding transcriptional regulator; the protein is MPDRSSGPRPTLEAVAARAGVSRATVSRVVNGGAGVRAPVADRVREAVAELGYVPNQAARSLVTRRSGAVAVIIAEPEFRIFSDPFFERQVRGISRELSVNDSQLVLLWVERPDDHDRIARYLGGGHVDGALAFSLHESDELPSVVLGSGVPAVFGGRPGGPGAGSEHAVPYVDCDNRGGARTAVRHLVGLGRRRIAHIAGPRDQTSALDRLHGYRDVLPDAEPGLTVQGDFTARSGELAMAALLGPGAAAPDAVFASNDLMASGALGLLRERGLRVPEDVALVGFDDMASVAETTDPPLTTVRQDIEGNGRLMVRLLMDLLDGRDTDAAPPASVITPTTLVRRATA
- the sph gene encoding sphingomyelin phosphodiesterase → MPQSVLRRASGAALSTAVAAAALAVAAPSASASPAGQTAVATPSLRVLTYNVFLFSRTLYPNWGQDHRAAEIPKAPYFQGNDVVVLQEAFDNSSSEALQRNARAQYPYQTPVMGRSKSGWDATGGAYSATVPEDGGVTVLSKWPIVRKEQYVYKDACGSDWWSNKGFVYAVLDVKGSRVHVVGTHAQSTDPGCAAGEAARMRSRQFKALDAFLDAKNIPASEQVLVAGDFNVDSRTPEYATMLADGGLADADSRTGHAYSFDPQDNSIAADRYPGEPREDLDHVLHRAGHVRPAGWRNDVVKEQSAPWTVTSWGTDYTYTNLSDHYPVAAFGQ
- a CDS encoding oxygenase MpaB family protein, with the protein product MTRPQDHLTREADGTGGPDPLPPPPGGVLWTLVGDVRGLLMLPAALTLQVAHPAVGAGVDEHSVFRTDPWGRGERSLRSLQLWVYGGDAAAEEGRRLRRLHRDIRGTDSRGRRYHALTPEYYAWVHATGFPVHHHAIRYLYRPFTEAQERRLYEEWLRVGRVLGIRDRDMPGTVEEFWPYYRKVLADELEATAVVRELLATDRRLPPPALGPLPLRLLLRPCWPLILPRFLRLRRFLTVGLMPPDAREAIGLRWTAEQERRLRCFGRAVRIVVPLLPERLRYLPQARQARRRARAEGRLPTGRAR
- a CDS encoding MerR family transcriptional regulator, translating into MATENEGPTLTVDELAARAGVTVRTIRFYSTRGLLPPPQIGPRRVGHYGTEHLSRLALIEELQHQGMTLAAIERYLEQLPPGLSAQDLAIHRALVASWAPESAEETGLEELVRRAGRPLSEQDVDRLAAMGVLDRTAAPDVFRLDGGLLRLGVELLDVPIAHETILASRTVLLEHARAAAQELTRLFRDEVWGPYREQQSDPDHVAAMKSLSAHMQPMVIQALVTAFQRSLREELRAAFGTGGDTPARPE